A single window of Papio anubis isolate 15944 chromosome 8, Panubis1.0, whole genome shotgun sequence DNA harbors:
- the PKIA gene encoding cAMP-dependent protein kinase inhibitor alpha isoform X1, producing MQREPPLALLSRSIIQQCCNCKSINRKPTHNLGGQRPLGASFRLPSVGSGAAPLPLRLARNVVIRPGAGMTSCGQSSAAGATAAAGRWGAGRSERTEHSAGAAGLRPVAAGAGTCAD from the coding sequence TCTCTCTCGGTCCATAATCCAGCAATGCTGCAACTGTAAAAGCATTAACAGAAAACCAACCCACAACCTCGGGGGGCAGCGACCGTTGGGTGCCAGTTTCAGGCTGCCTTCCGTGGGGTCGGGAGCGGCCCCGCTCCCCCTGCGGCTGGCGCGGAATGTGGTGATCCGGCCCGGGGCGGGGATGACTTCATGCGGCCAGAGCTCGGCGGCGGGAGCGACGGCTGCAGCTGGCAGGTGGGGCGCGGGCCGGAGCGAGCGGACCGAGCACTCGGCGGGCGCGGCGGGACTCCGTCCCGTGGCGGCGGGCGCGGGAACCTGCGCTGACTAG